From Sphingomonas hengshuiensis, one genomic window encodes:
- a CDS encoding flagellar hook-associated protein FlgK, whose product MSLSQVLGSAVSGLAAAQAGLRSVSNNIANVGVSGYARERVSLTTAVTSGHVNGVVVGEPTRVADRFLEATVYRRAGDHGRAEVTANYLDRLQSLLGEPGAASGLPARLDAISASAVAMTGSQSTSQTAAAFTADVQDAITSMQQLDSDVEGLRGDVESEVGYSVDKINTLLSRIHDLNGAVSAAVGQGRSAGGSADQRMSAIEELSSLVSVTVREQPDGRVSIDTASGQVLLDKRLRQLSYPIGGQGTSQPIYPNIEVRFANDDGTPGASTGEALESSAVGGKLGGLLDLRDRALPAFSEKLGVLFSGLAETLNAVSNAGTTVPAPASLKGRNTGLAGSDRLGFTGAATFAVTAANGTLVAKTSVDFSALPATATVDDMVTAINSGLGGAATASFANGALTLTATGSGNGVVVAQDATTPSARAGVGVSQYFGLNDLVRSDASSLVPSGFASSDPHGFAAGETTQIVLRDTTGRALTSYTLTAAAGGSFGDLADDLNASPLGNFGTFALDSRGRMGFTAAATVAGATLSIPSDSTDRQGTGRNFSALMGLSGAASGLSTGEVDPTMLNDPARLPLARLQESAAVGAKALGTGDVRGATAFVDQLATAVDLGKDGVTTVERFSATLLGRTGLEAAQAQSKLDDAGARRDDAVNRRDSFSGVNIDEELAQMVVLQNSYSAAARVITTATEMYDTLLNMIR is encoded by the coding sequence GTGTCGCTCTCGCAAGTTCTCGGCTCCGCGGTGTCCGGCCTGGCAGCAGCCCAGGCCGGGCTCCGCTCGGTATCGAACAACATCGCCAATGTCGGCGTCTCCGGCTATGCCCGCGAGCGGGTTTCGCTCACGACCGCGGTTACGTCGGGGCATGTCAACGGCGTCGTCGTCGGCGAGCCGACGCGCGTCGCGGATCGCTTCCTCGAGGCGACCGTCTATCGGCGTGCGGGGGATCATGGCCGCGCGGAAGTGACCGCCAATTACCTCGACCGGCTCCAGTCGCTGCTTGGCGAACCCGGCGCCGCCTCGGGGCTGCCCGCGCGGCTCGACGCGATCTCGGCATCGGCGGTGGCGATGACCGGATCGCAGTCGACGAGCCAGACGGCGGCGGCGTTCACCGCGGACGTCCAGGACGCGATCACGTCGATGCAGCAGCTCGACAGCGACGTGGAAGGGCTGCGCGGCGACGTGGAGTCCGAGGTCGGCTATTCGGTCGACAAGATCAACACGCTGCTGTCGCGCATCCATGACCTGAACGGCGCGGTATCGGCTGCGGTCGGGCAGGGGCGCAGCGCCGGCGGCTCCGCCGACCAGCGGATGAGCGCGATCGAGGAACTGAGCAGCCTGGTCTCGGTCACGGTGCGCGAACAGCCCGATGGCCGGGTCTCGATCGACACGGCTTCGGGACAGGTGCTGCTCGACAAGCGGCTCCGCCAGCTCTCCTACCCGATTGGCGGGCAGGGGACGTCGCAGCCAATCTATCCCAATATCGAAGTGCGCTTCGCCAATGACGACGGGACGCCCGGCGCATCGACCGGCGAGGCGCTCGAATCCTCGGCGGTCGGCGGCAAGCTGGGCGGGCTGCTCGACTTGCGCGACCGCGCGCTGCCGGCCTTTTCGGAGAAGCTCGGCGTGCTGTTCTCGGGCCTGGCGGAGACGCTCAACGCCGTGTCCAATGCCGGCACCACGGTTCCCGCGCCCGCGTCGCTCAAAGGGCGCAATACCGGGCTGGCGGGGAGCGACCGGCTGGGCTTCACCGGCGCCGCGACCTTTGCGGTTACGGCGGCGAACGGCACTTTGGTCGCGAAGACAAGCGTGGATTTCAGCGCGCTTCCGGCGACGGCGACGGTCGACGACATGGTCACCGCGATCAATAGCGGGCTGGGCGGCGCGGCGACCGCGAGCTTCGCCAATGGTGCCTTGACGCTGACGGCGACCGGCAGCGGAAACGGCGTCGTCGTCGCGCAGGACGCGACCACCCCCAGCGCGCGCGCCGGGGTGGGGGTGTCGCAATATTTCGGGCTCAACGACCTCGTCCGCAGCGACGCCAGTTCGCTGGTCCCCTCGGGTTTCGCAAGCAGCGACCCCCATGGCTTCGCTGCGGGCGAGACGACGCAGATCGTGCTGCGCGACACCACCGGGCGCGCGCTGACCAGCTACACGCTGACCGCGGCGGCGGGGGGCAGCTTCGGCGACCTTGCCGACGATCTCAACGCCAGCCCGCTCGGCAATTTCGGCACCTTCGCGCTCGACAGCCGCGGGCGGATGGGGTTCACCGCCGCCGCGACGGTGGCGGGGGCGACGCTGTCGATCCCTTCGGATTCGACCGATCGCCAGGGCACGGGCCGCAATTTTTCGGCGCTGATGGGGCTGAGCGGCGCGGCGAGCGGGCTGAGCACGGGCGAAGTCGATCCGACGATGCTCAACGACCCCGCGCGGCTGCCGCTGGCTCGGCTTCAGGAAAGCGCGGCGGTGGGCGCGAAGGCACTCGGGACGGGCGATGTGCGCGGCGCGACGGCATTCGTCGACCAGCTCGCCACCGCCGTCGACCTCGGCAAGGACGGTGTCACCACCGTCGAGCGCTTCTCCGCGACGCTGCTGGGGCGCACGGGGCTGGAGGCGGCACAGGCCCAGTCGAAGCTGGACGATGCGGGCGCGCGGCGCGACGACGCCGTCAACCGGCGCGACAGCTTTTCCGGCGTCAATATCGACGAGGAACTGGCGCAGATGGTGGTGCTCCAGAACAGCTATTCCGCCGCGGCGCGGGTGATCACCACCGCCACCGAAATGTACGACACGCTGCTCAACATGATCCGCTGA
- the flgE gene encoding flagellar hook protein FlgE, whose amino-acid sequence MSLYSALYAGVSGLSAHASAMATVADNITNINTIGYKGTEAQFRTLVTGNNSGGTYAAGGVMAASTAQISKQGLLQASSSNTDIAIDGGGFFVTRTGAAGSGEVAFTRAGSFKPDEQGYLRNSSGLYLYGWRLDASGAYTNTGAVAALQTVRVSDLTGTAAPTTKIQVRANLQSSATAIAGAYTAGDMATGTVTPQFQRSFDVYDAQGSAHRITMAYAKTGSNTWAAETYAVPATDVTATDGVLASGTLKFNSDGSLDRAGSTAALFDPLSISWTNDAASVPLNVELGNDGGIDGITQFGSESALISSNVDGGMLGNLSSIEINKAGVVKAIFDDGTSRSVFQLPIATFQNPDGLSSLSGNAYTVSQESGSMTLNPPGALGAGAVSANALEASTVDLAGEFTNMIRFQRAYSASSKIITTVDDMLREVSDLKR is encoded by the coding sequence TTGAGCCTTTATTCCGCTCTTTATGCCGGCGTGTCCGGCCTCAGCGCGCATGCCAGCGCGATGGCGACCGTCGCGGACAACATCACCAACATCAACACGATCGGATACAAGGGCACCGAAGCCCAGTTCCGCACGCTCGTCACCGGCAACAATTCCGGCGGCACCTATGCCGCGGGCGGCGTGATGGCGGCCTCTACCGCGCAGATTTCGAAGCAGGGCCTGCTCCAGGCGTCGTCGAGCAACACCGACATCGCGATCGATGGCGGCGGCTTCTTCGTGACGCGTACCGGCGCGGCCGGCTCTGGTGAAGTCGCCTTTACCCGCGCAGGATCGTTCAAGCCCGACGAACAGGGCTATCTGCGCAATTCGAGCGGGCTGTATCTCTATGGCTGGCGGCTCGACGCCTCCGGCGCCTATACCAACACCGGCGCGGTGGCGGCGCTCCAGACGGTGCGAGTCAGTGACCTGACCGGGACCGCGGCGCCGACCACCAAGATCCAGGTACGGGCAAACCTGCAATCCTCCGCGACCGCCATCGCGGGTGCCTATACCGCCGGCGACATGGCCACGGGCACGGTGACGCCCCAGTTCCAGCGCTCGTTCGACGTCTATGACGCGCAGGGCAGCGCGCACCGGATCACGATGGCATATGCGAAAACCGGGTCGAACACCTGGGCGGCGGAGACCTATGCGGTGCCCGCCACCGACGTGACCGCGACCGACGGCGTGCTGGCCAGCGGCACGCTAAAGTTCAATTCGGACGGCAGTCTGGATCGCGCCGGATCGACCGCAGCGCTGTTCGACCCGCTGAGCATCAGTTGGACCAACGACGCGGCCTCGGTGCCGCTGAACGTCGAGTTGGGCAATGACGGCGGGATCGACGGGATCACCCAGTTCGGCAGCGAATCCGCGCTGATCTCATCGAACGTCGATGGCGGCATGCTGGGCAACCTGTCGTCGATCGAGATCAACAAGGCCGGCGTCGTCAAGGCGATCTTCGACGACGGCACGTCGCGCTCGGTGTTCCAGTTGCCGATCGCGACGTTCCAGAATCCCGACGGCCTCAGCAGCCTGTCGGGCAACGCCTACACGGTCAGCCAGGAATCGGGCAGCATGACGCTGAACCCGCCGGGCGCGCTGGGCGCGGGCGCGGTCTCGGCCAATGCGCTGGAGGCTTCGACGGTCGATCTCGCGGGCGAGTTCACCAACATGATCCGGTTTCAGCGTGCCTATAGCGCGTCGTCGAAGATCATCACGACGGTCGACGACATGCTGCGCGAAGTGAGCGACCTCAAGCGCTGA
- a CDS encoding flagellar biosynthesis repressor FlbT, which translates to MLRITLRDGEKAIVNGAVLRAVGRTQIAVENQVSILRGREVMQPEEATTTARQLYFSTMLAYIDPAGRAGHQDAIIRSIGTLVTVMAAPEARAACLAFAHDVAQGDYYKALAAARELIAFETAALDSVQAA; encoded by the coding sequence ATGCTGCGCATCACGCTTCGCGACGGGGAAAAGGCGATCGTCAACGGCGCCGTATTGCGCGCCGTCGGCCGCACCCAGATCGCCGTCGAGAACCAGGTATCGATCCTGCGCGGGCGCGAAGTGATGCAGCCCGAGGAAGCGACGACCACCGCGCGCCAGCTCTATTTCTCGACCATGCTCGCCTATATCGATCCCGCCGGCCGCGCCGGGCACCAGGATGCGATCATCCGCTCGATCGGCACGCTGGTGACGGTGATGGCCGCGCCCGAAGCGCGCGCCGCGTGCCTCGCCTTCGCGCACGACGTCGCGCAGGGGGATTATTACAAGGCGCTGGCGGCGGCGCGCGAGCTGATCGCGTTCGAAACCGCCGCGCTCGATTCCGTACAGGCCGCCTGA
- the fliI gene encoding flagellar protein export ATPase FliI, whose amino-acid sequence MQTLASAARAIRDMVPDRRFGRVVAVRGALIEVEGLTGVAQIGSRVEIMTANGCVQAEVTALDRDVALCLPFVDPQGVGLGARADLGAGQFTVRPSTAWLGRMIDGLGRPIDGMGSLANGADPQPIKSPPPAAANRARVGARIETGVRTLDLFAPLCLGQRLGLFAGSGVGKSVLLSMLARWTQCDVAVIGLIGERGREVQEFIEDDLGPEGMARSVVVVATSDEPALMRRQAAWTTLAVAEHFRDRGLNVLCLMDSVTRFAMAQREIGLASGEPPATKGYTPTVFAELPRLLERAGPGEPGKGMITGLFTVLVDGDDHNEPVADAVRGILDGHVVMRRAIAERGRYPAIDVLKSVSRTLPHCLSAEANATRIAARKLLSTYADMEEMVRLGAYKAGSSPEVDRAVALAPRIEALINQGKDDPGNADAAFTALSEIVAEAALETVQ is encoded by the coding sequence ATGCAGACGCTGGCCAGCGCCGCCCGCGCGATCCGCGACATGGTGCCCGATCGCCGCTTTGGCCGGGTCGTCGCGGTGCGCGGCGCGCTGATCGAAGTCGAAGGGCTCACCGGCGTCGCGCAGATCGGCAGCCGCGTCGAGATCATGACCGCCAATGGCTGTGTCCAGGCCGAAGTGACGGCGCTAGACCGCGATGTCGCGCTGTGCCTGCCGTTCGTCGATCCGCAGGGCGTCGGGCTGGGCGCGCGCGCCGATCTGGGCGCCGGGCAGTTCACGGTCCGCCCGTCGACCGCGTGGCTGGGCCGGATGATCGACGGCCTGGGCCGCCCGATCGACGGCATGGGCAGCCTCGCCAATGGCGCCGATCCGCAGCCGATCAAATCCCCTCCCCCCGCCGCCGCCAATCGCGCGCGCGTGGGTGCCCGGATCGAGACCGGCGTCCGCACGCTCGATCTGTTCGCGCCCCTTTGCCTGGGCCAGCGGCTCGGGCTGTTCGCGGGTTCGGGGGTCGGCAAGTCGGTGCTGCTGTCGATGCTCGCGCGGTGGACGCAGTGCGACGTGGCGGTGATCGGGCTGATCGGCGAGCGCGGTCGCGAAGTGCAGGAATTCATCGAGGACGATCTGGGGCCGGAGGGCATGGCGCGATCGGTGGTGGTCGTCGCCACCTCCGACGAACCCGCGCTGATGCGCCGCCAGGCGGCGTGGACGACGCTCGCCGTCGCCGAGCATTTTCGCGACCGCGGCCTCAACGTGCTGTGCCTGATGGACTCGGTCACGCGCTTCGCCATGGCCCAGCGCGAAATCGGGCTAGCCAGCGGCGAGCCCCCCGCGACCAAGGGCTATACCCCCACCGTGTTCGCCGAACTGCCGCGCCTGCTGGAGCGCGCCGGGCCGGGTGAGCCGGGCAAGGGCATGATCACCGGACTGTTCACCGTGCTGGTGGACGGCGACGACCATAACGAACCCGTCGCCGATGCCGTGCGCGGCATTCTCGACGGCCATGTCGTGATGCGCCGCGCGATCGCCGAGCGCGGCCGCTACCCGGCGATCGACGTCCTCAAATCGGTGTCGCGCACGCTGCCGCACTGCCTGTCCGCCGAGGCGAATGCCACGCGGATCGCCGCGCGCAAGCTGTTGTCGACCTATGCCGATATGGAGGAAATGGTGCGGCTGGGCGCGTACAAGGCGGGATCGTCGCCCGAAGTCGACCGCGCCGTCGCACTCGCTCCGCGCATCGAGGCGCTGATCAATCAGGGCAAGGACGATCCCGGCAACGCCGATGCCGCGTTCACAGCCCTTTCCGAAATCGTCGCCGAGGCGGCGCTGGAGACCGTGCAATGA
- a CDS encoding sigma factor-like helix-turn-helix DNA-binding protein codes for MSKITIALESAVAAVLENSPKDAPQTNRQRVNVDRAFAQILKLIAPRIRHFIRQYGLIGHWDDAEQCCAIAVHRAIQAYEPEKAQFTTFVNWQIRGELQSLRFRLMTDQRPSAKKVEATTVSLSAIALSPDGDEMSPEAMIEDEDALARTEAAASDYLADGAIDSLIDAYVDQLRQVGVEALRRRPRPKREEAALRREGPRLRHATHGIDPTELEKLEAKLSRDREIVARRVFQTATLDDLSTETGVTKERVRQITKRAAKAIAEIAAADPRFAVMAEYGVRAAKRRQPAPSTLAPLLPDASLPHNRLARVRTIDPVELRTPSVAPVASEGVEAIRLAAVPPSAGLH; via the coding sequence ATGTCTAAGATCACGATCGCGCTAGAATCTGCCGTCGCCGCCGTTCTCGAGAACAGCCCGAAGGACGCGCCGCAGACCAACCGCCAGCGCGTCAACGTCGATCGCGCCTTCGCGCAGATCCTGAAGCTGATCGCGCCGCGCATCCGCCACTTCATCCGCCAGTACGGCCTGATCGGCCATTGGGACGATGCCGAACAGTGCTGCGCGATTGCCGTCCACCGCGCGATCCAGGCCTATGAGCCCGAAAAGGCCCAGTTCACCACCTTCGTCAACTGGCAGATCCGCGGCGAGTTGCAGAGCCTGCGCTTCCGCCTGATGACCGACCAGCGCCCCTCGGCGAAGAAGGTCGAGGCGACCACGGTTTCGCTCAGCGCCATCGCCCTGTCGCCCGACGGCGACGAAATGTCGCCCGAGGCAATGATCGAGGACGAAGACGCCCTCGCCCGCACCGAAGCCGCCGCATCCGACTATCTCGCCGACGGCGCGATCGACTCGCTGATCGACGCCTATGTCGACCAGCTCCGCCAAGTCGGCGTCGAAGCGCTCCGCCGCCGCCCGCGCCCCAAGCGCGAAGAAGCCGCGCTGCGCCGCGAAGGACCGCGGCTGCGCCACGCGACGCACGGGATCGACCCGACCGAGCTGGAGAAGCTCGAAGCCAAGCTGTCGCGCGATCGCGAGATCGTCGCCCGCCGCGTGTTCCAGACCGCGACTCTTGACGACCTGTCGACCGAGACCGGCGTCACCAAGGAGCGCGTCCGCCAGATCACCAAGCGCGCCGCAAAGGCGATTGCCGAGATCGCCGCCGCCGATCCGCGCTTCGCAGTGATGGCCGAATACGGCGTCCGCGCCGCAAAGCGCCGCCAGCCGGCGCCGTCGACCCTCGCGCCGCTGCTTCCCGACGCCAGCCTGCCGCACAACCGGCTGGCGCGCGTTCGCACGATCGATCCCGTCGAGCTGCGCACGCCCAGCGTTGCGCCCGTTGCGTCCGAAGGCGTCGAGGCGATCCGCCTTGCCGCCGTGCCGCCCAGCGCCGGGCTGCACTGA